AACGTCTGAAGAAGAAGTTGGACTTTGGGTCGATGCATTTCCCACGAAACCAGCCGAAGATGAAGCTCTCCAAGCGATGTTCCAAGAATTCGTCGCATCCGGCGACTTGGCTGGAACTTCTTTTTCTGAGTTCTTCGAAGCCTCCGCTCCGAACGTAGAATTCATCAACAGCGATGATATTAACGCTTGGTTGGAACGAAAGAACTAAGAATCGTAGTACGTAGTGCGTTTTCAGAAAAAACTCGATGCTTCGGTAGCAGAGCGATAGTTCCGCTGCCGAAGCATTTTTAATTCGTGTCATTGCGAGGGATGCCTTGTGCCCCGTGGCAATCCCTTCCTAAAACTTACTCATATCCTATCCGCCCTTCGATATGGCCCGGAGGCCTACTCAGGGACACGGATTTGAGAATGAGAAGGAGAAAGAGAAAGAGAAAGAGAAAGATTCCGGAAACTACCCCTACACATTTCCTTGGAAAAGATCGGGGTTCCTGTTCGTGCTTCGTGCCTCGATCCCTACCACCTATCCCCTACCACCCAGCACCCAGCACCCATCACCTATCCCCCACACGTTTAGATGTCTTCTTCTTCTACTCTAAACCAGTTAGCGATCTTTTCTGTTACTGAGAGGATGCTGATGTGGCTGACGGAGCGGGTGAATTTGGACTCCTCGGTTTTGTGGGTGATCCAGACCATTTCGATGCGGCCTCGGCTGATGGGGCGGTGTTGCACTGCTTCGATACTTACTCCGCAGTTACCAAATACGTTGGCGATACTCGCCAGCATCTTTGGACGGTCGGTTGCGATCATTCTGAAATAGTATTTGCTGACTATTTTTTCAATCGGGGTGATTGCATGAAGTTCATGACAGGTGCAGGGGACGCGGCCTGTTGATCCATTATTTAGGTTTCTGGCAACATCCATGATGTCCCCAACGACAGCGCTTGCGGTCGGTTTGCTGCCTGCGCCTTGGCCATAAAACATCACATCGCCGACGAAATCACCATGAATGTAGACTGCGTTATAGACCCCTGAAATGGCAGCTAATGGATGGTGTTTTGGGAGGAATGTCGGATGAACGCGTGCCTGTATGGAGCCATTACCGTTTGACTTGGCGATAGCTAGAAGCTTAATGACATAGCCTAAATCGCGGGCTACCTGGATATCGCGTAGTTGGACTTTGGCAATGCCTTCGCGATAGATCGCAGCTTCGTCCACAGGGGTGGTAAAGGCGATACTCGAAAGAATAGCGAGTTTGTAAGCTGCGTCATGACCATCAATATCATTGGTAGGATTGGCTTCGGCGTATCCAAGTTCCTGCGCCTCTGCAAGCGCGGCGTTGAAATCTTTGTTTTCGTCAGCCATCTGACTCAGAATATAGTTGGTGGTGCCGTTCACAATCCCCATCACTGCTTGTACTTGATTACCAGCAAGCGCGTTTTTCATTGGCTGAATAATCGGGATGCCGCCGCCGACGCTGCCTTCAAATTGGAAATCCAGTTTGCTTTCGTTGGCCTTATTCATCAGCTCAGCGCCATGCTTGGCGATAAGCTCCTTGTTGGCCGTCACGACTTGCTTTTTGTTTTCAAGCGCACGCAGGACTAATTCATGAGCAGGATCGATGCCGCCGATTAGCTCACAGACAATATCGATTTCTGGATCATCGAGGATTTCGTAAGAGTTGTCAGTGAGAAGAGAGCGGTCGACATTAACGGAACGGGGTTTGTCGATATGACGGACAGCAATCTTTTTGATTATGATCTTTGCGCCCGTTTTTTGCTCGATGATGTCGGCGTTTTGGCGAAGCAACTCAACGGTGCCGCTGCCGACTACCCCCAATCCAAGAATGCCAAGTTTAATTTCAGAACTCACCAGGAATCTCCGCCGGTCCAATAAGCATTAAGATATCGTTATGGTTAACAAGCTGACCATTTTGTGCAAGGACTCGAAGTACTTTACCGCCGATTGGCGACGGAATATCGTTGAAGGTTTTCATCGCTTCAATTAGTCCGATTACCTGGCCAGGTTCGATAATATCACCTTCCTCAACAAACGCAGGCGTGTTAGGGGAAGGGAACCGATAATATACACCTGAAGCAGGGGCCATGATAGGGACACCATGAACTTCGGGCGCTACTTCGGGAGTAGTCGGATGAAGTTTCGCTGCCTCTTCAGTAATCGCCACTGATTCCATATGCCGTATTAGCTGCACGGTGTAATCGCCGGATTCGACCGTTAACTCTGTTAGACGGTGATCCTTAACCAATTTTGCGAGTGCGCGTACGGCTTCTAAATCAAAATCAAGCTGTTCTTCCATATCATTCTCTATTATGCACGTTTTTCTAGCGTTACGCCAAATCTAAAAGCGCTAATTGTGCGGAATTGGGTAGACATCTTCCGAAATCGCTTCTCGCTGAACTTCTTTTCCTTTTTGTGATATCTGACGATAAGTGCGAGCCAGCATGTTGCCGTCCGGAAGCCGGCTTATCTCGACGTTTATATCCACTTGTTTACCGAGTGGGGCTGTCGACTCGATTTGGCAGATCAAGCGTGGTCCTTTTAAGTAAACCACTAATCGAATTGGCCCTGAATGAGTGTTAGTAAACTTCAAGTCATCAACAGGCGAGACGGTTGCATCTCTTCCTGCCGCAATATAGCGAACTCGAAGCCCGTGGGGGTGCCTTTCGATGATTTCAAGATCAGCCAGCAGAACGGCGTTATATATCGTTCCCGCGAGTTGGCAAATACCGCCACCAATACCTTCGATTTTACCAAAACTAGTGAGCGTCGGAGCGTTTTTGTAACCTAATACTTCAGTTCTCTCGCCAACAATGTTATTAAATGAAAAGGTCTCTTTCGGCTTGAGCACAAGACCGTTAATATGAGAGGCTGCCAGTCGAATATTGGCGTTACGCGATTTCTCTGAAGTTTCGACATGGGTTGAGAACTCCGAAAGCGTTTTGGGCATAGGCTTTGTATCTAACTGATAGCGTATCTGCGGTTGCTTTGCTGCATTCCGTGAAGGAGAGCAGAAAGCAGCCGCGATTACGCTAAATACCAACATGAAACACAACAATCGGTAACACATATCTATTTTTGAACCGTTAAGCGATTTGAGCGACCGCTGCCTCTCCAGTCGGGCATATACATTTGATAAGCTTTTGTTGGGGCGGCTCGGAATATCCCGGGTGTAACCGCCCGAAGCAGGTAATAATAGACTTGTTTGCCTTCGGGAAGCGTTTCTACTAGCACGGCAGTGCGGTCGTCGTGATATTCGATTTGTGCGTAGCCGTATAGCATTTCATCACTCGAATAATCCGGTCTCAAGCCTTCATAC
The window above is part of the bacterium genome. Proteins encoded here:
- a CDS encoding VanW family protein, with protein sequence MLVFSVIAAAFCSPSRNAAKQPQIRYQLDTKPMPKTLSEFSTHVETSEKSRNANIRLAASHINGLVLKPKETFSFNNIVGERTEVLGYKNAPTLTSFGKIEGIGGGICQLAGTIYNAVLLADLEIIERHPHGLRVRYIAAGRDATVSPVDDLKFTNTHSGPIRLVVYLKGPRLICQIESTAPLGKQVDINVEISRLPDGNMLARTYRQISQKGKEVQREAISEDVYPIPHN
- a CDS encoding biotin/lipoyl-containing protein, producing the protein MEEQLDFDLEAVRALAKLVKDHRLTELTVESGDYTVQLIRHMESVAITEEAAKLHPTTPEVAPEVHGVPIMAPASGVYYRFPSPNTPAFVEEGDIIEPGQVIGLIEAMKTFNDIPSPIGGKVLRVLAQNGQLVNHNDILMLIGPAEIPGEF
- a CDS encoding homoserine dehydrogenase; translated protein: MSSEIKLGILGLGVVGSGTVELLRQNADIIEQKTGAKIIIKKIAVRHIDKPRSVNVDRSLLTDNSYEILDDPEIDIVCELIGGIDPAHELVLRALENKKQVVTANKELIAKHGAELMNKANESKLDFQFEGSVGGGIPIIQPMKNALAGNQVQAVMGIVNGTTNYILSQMADENKDFNAALAEAQELGYAEANPTNDIDGHDAAYKLAILSSIAFTTPVDEAAIYREGIAKVQLRDIQVARDLGYVIKLLAIAKSNGNGSIQARVHPTFLPKHHPLAAISGVYNAVYIHGDFVGDVMFYGQGAGSKPTASAVVGDIMDVARNLNNGSTGRVPCTCHELHAITPIEKIVSKYYFRMIATDRPKMLASIANVFGNCGVSIEAVQHRPISRGRIEMVWITHKTEESKFTRSVSHISILSVTEKIANWFRVEEEDI